The genomic segment CTCGCCGCCGTCATGGCCTTCGGCTTCGCCCTGTCGGTCGGTACCGTCGCGCCCTGGTCGGACGCGGAGGCCGCCCCCAAGGCCGGCTTCGGCAGCCGCGGCACGCGCACCTATCAGGCGCCGCCGTCGACCCAGACCGCCCCCAATACCGCCGGCCCGATCGAGCGCACCGCGACGCCGCGTCCCGGCACGCCGGGTGCCGTGCAGCCGGGCCCGACTGGCGCCGCGCCGGGCGGCCTGTTCGGCGGCCTGGGCGGTTCGCTGTTCAAGGGCCTGCTGATCGGCGGTCTCGTCGGCATGCTGCTCGGCCACGGCCTCGGCGGCGGTGCCGGCCTGCTCGGCCTGCTGCTGCAGGCGGCGATCATCGGCTTCGGCATCTGGTTCGTCATGCGGTTGATCCGCGGCCGTCAGCAGCAGCCGGGCTATGCCGGCCCGCAGAATGAGGGCCTCGCCCGCAACGACCAGGGTCCCGGCATGTTTGGCGGCGGTTCGCCGCTCGGCGGCTCGCCGCAGGGCGGGTCCTCGGTTCCGCAGGGCCTCGGCCAGGCGGGCGGCTACGGCCTCAAGGCCGGGCCGATGCAGGATGCCGCGCCGATGCACGATGCGCCGGCCCCCTATGCGCCGGCCGCATCCGGACCGAATGACACGGTCGGCTTGAAGGGCGAGGATTTCGACGCCTTCGAGCGCCTGCTCGGCGACGTGCAGACGGCCTTTGGTCGCGGCGATGTCGAGGAACTGAAGACGCTGACCACGCCGGAAGCGCACCGGTTCCTGTCGGAGAATCTGGACGAACTGGCCCAGGGCGGCCTGGTCAACGAGATCCGCGACGTGAAGCTGCTGCAGGGCGACCTCGCCGAGGCCTGGAACGAGGGCTCGGTCGATTATGCCAGCGTGGCGATGCGCTATGCGATGATCGACGTGACCCGCGAACGCTCGTCGGGCCGCGTGGTGGAGGGCAATGCCAGCGAGCCGACCGAGTTCACGCAGGTCTGGACCTTCGTGCGCGAACGCGGCTTCGCCGGCCGGCCCGGCCTGTGGCGCCTCTCGGCCATGCAGGACGCCGCCTGACGGCTGTCCGGCTAGCCAGACAGACCGCCTGAATTCGAACGGGCGCCGGCGACCTGCCGGCGCCCGTTTTCGTCTCGGATGGGGCTTTTCCCAATGGGCCTCGGGGCCCAATGACCCGACATGATGGGGCAGGTCCATCGGCCCGAGGCTGCCCCATGTCCCGACGCATCGCGATCATTCTCGGCCATCCCGATCCGGCACCGGAGCGCTTCTGCCGCGCGCTGGCCGCCGCCTATGCGGAGGGTGCCCGCACGGCCGGCCACACGGTCACCCTGGTCGACCTTTCGGGCATCGAGATCCCGTTCCTGCGCTCCCAGACGGAGTTCGAAACCGGCCCGGTGCCCGAAAACCTGGCCGCGGCGCGCGACGCCGTGGTGGCCGCCGATCACCTGGTGCTGATCTTCCCGCTCTGGCTCGGCACCATGCCGGCCCTGGTCAAGGCCTTCCTGGAGCACATCGCCCGCCCCGGCATCGCCTTCCGCTACCGGGACAAGGGCCTGCCCGAGAAGCTCTTCGCCGGCAAGTCCGCCCGGGTCGTGGTCACCATGGGCATGCCGGCCTTCGTGTTCCGCTGGTTCTACCTGGCGCACGGGATCAGGGGGCTGAAGCGCTCGATCCTCAGTTTCGTCGGCGTCGCACCGGTGCGGGAGACCTATATCGGCGGCATCGGTGCGGCGACGCCGGAACGGCGCGCCGCCTGGCTCGCCACGATGGCGGGACTGGGGAAAGATGCGGCCTGAGCGACGCCTCGCGCGTTGCCGGCTTGGCTTCGCCATATCGGCTCCGTAAGGTCCGCTCCCCGATTCCCCGTGACCGGAGCCGCCCATGTCCGCCCCCCTGTCCGCCGTCGAGGACCGCATCGCCAGGATCATCGCCGAAGAGATCGCAGCGCGTCCGCAGCAGGTCTCCGCCGCGGTCGGGCTGCTCGACGAGGGCGCCACCGTCCCCTTCGTCGCCCGCTACCGCAAGGAGGCGACCGGCGGCCTGGACGACACGCAACTGCGCAAGCTGGAGGAACGGCTCGCCTATCTGCGCGACATGGAAGCGCGCCGCACGACGGTTGCCGACTCCATCGCCGGCCAGGGCAAGATGACCGACGAGATCGCGGGCCGGCTCGCCGCGGCGACCACCAAGGCCGAGATCGAGGATATCTACCTGCCCTACCGGCCGAAGCGGCGCACCAAGGCGGAGATCGCGCGCGAACGCGGCCTCGGCCCGCTCGCCGCCGCCATCCTGGCCGACCGGCGCGCCGCCCCGCAGGAGCTCGCCGCGGCCTATCTGGGCGAGGCGGTGCCGGACGTGAAGGCGGCGCTGGAAGGCGCGCGCGACATCGTCGCCGAGGGCCTTGCGGAGAATACCGACCTGGTCGGGCGCCTGCGCGGCTACGCCATGGAGCGCGCCGCCCTGCGCGCCAAGGTGGTCGAGGGCAAGGAAGCCGCCGGGGAGAAGTTCGCCGACTATTTCGACCATGTCGAGCGCTGGGCGACGGCGCCGAGCCACCGCGCGCTCGCCATGCTGCGCGGCCGCAACGAGGAGGTCCTGACCCTCGACATCGAGATCGATGCCGACCAGACCGCCAGCCCGAAGCCGGTCGAACGGCTGGTCGCCGAGGCCGCCAAGGTGCCGGTGCCGCCGAAGCTGCCGGGCGACACCTGGCTCCTGGAGGCCTGCCGCTGGACCTGGCGGGTGAAGCTGTCGCTGAGCGTCTCGCTCGACCTGATGACCCGCCTGCGCGAGCGCGCGGAAGAAGAGGCGATCACGGTCTTCGCGCGCAATCTGAAGGACCTGCTGCTCGCCGCCCCGGCCGGCACGCGGCCGACGCTCGGCCTCGATCCCGGCATCCGCACAGGCGTCAAGGTCGCGGTGATCGACGCCACCGGCAAGGTGGTCGACACCACCACGGTCTATCCGTTCCCGCCCCGGAACGATGTGAACGGCACCCTGGAGACGCTGCGTCATCTGATCCGGCGGCACAGAATCGAACTGGTCGCGATCGGCAACGGCACCGGCTCGCGCGAGACCGACCGGCTGGTCTCGGTCTTGATCGGCGACATGCCGCCGCCCAAACCGATCAAGGTGGTGGTCAGCGAGGCCGGCGCCTCGGTCTATTCGGCCTCGGCACTGGCGGCGGCGGAAATGCCGGACCTGGACGTGTCGCTGCGCGGCGCGGTCTCGATCGCCCGCCGTCTGCAGGATCCGCTCGCAGAACTGGTCAAGATCGAACCGAAATCGATCGGCGTCGGCCAGTACCAGCATGACGTCGACCAATCGCGGCTGGCCAAGAGCCTCGACGCGGTGGTCGAGGACGCCGTCAACGCGGTCGGCGTCGATCTGAACACGGCCTCAGCGGCCTTGCTGGCGCGGGTCTCAGGCCTCGGACAATCGCTCGCCGAGGCGATCGTGGCGCATCGCGACACCGTCGGGCCGTTCCGGTCGCGCAAGGACCTCCTGAAGGTGGCGCGCCTCGGCCCGCGCACCTTCGAACTGGCGGCCGGCTTCCTGCGCATCCGCGACGGCGTCGAGCCGCTCGACGCCTCTTCGGTGCATCCGGAAGCCTATCCGGTGGCGAGCCGCATTGTCGCCGCCTGCGGGCGTGACATTCGCACCCTGATGGGCGACAGCGCGACGCTGAAGAGCCTCGACGCCAAACGCTTCGTCGACGAGCGCTTTGGCCTGCCCACCGTGCGCGACATCATCGCCGAGCTGGAGAAGCCGGGCCGCGATCCGCGGCCGGAGTTCCGCACCGCGGCCTTCGCCGAGGGTGTCGAGGCGATCGGCGACCTGAAACCCGGCATGGTGCTGGAGGGGACCGTAACCAATGTCGCGGCCTTCGGCGCCTTCGTCGATATCGGCGTCCACCAGGACGGGCTGGTGCACGTCTCCCAACTGGCGGACCGGTTCGTCAAGGACCCGCGCGACGTGGTCAAGGCCGGCGACGTGGTCAAGGTGCGGGTGGTCGAGGTCGATGCCAAGCGCAAGCGGATCGCCCTGTCGATGCGCAAGGACGACGGGGCCGGCACCGGGCGGTTTGCAGGCACGGGGGCCGGAGCGGCAGCGAGCGGTTCGGGCGGACGCAATACCGCGCCGCCACCGAAGCCCGGCGCAGCGGCGAAGGGCGGCAAGGCCGATCAACCGGCGGCCCGCGGCGCGCTCGGCGACGCCCTGGCGCGCGCCTTGCGCAAACCCTGAGCCGCGCGGCGCCTCGCCCCGGCTCGCTGATCAAAAGAAAACCCGGCACGACGGTGCCGGGTTTTACATTGCTGCGGTCGGCAAGCCGACCGGTCAGAAGTTCCGCTGAACGCGCAGGAGGCCGACGACGGCGTCGGTTTCCTTGTTCGGGATCAGGAAGATGTTGCCGTTGGAGAATTTCGCCGTCTTGTACTCGACTTCCGCACCGATGGTCAGGCCTTCGACGGGCGTGTAGACGAGATTGGCGCCGGCATCGATCTGGGTGTAGTCGAGCTGGAACTTGCCGAGGCCAAGGAAATTGGACGAGGCGCCGTCGTGGTCCAGATAGGACACGGTCGCCGAGCTCGACCATTTGGACGTCCAGTTGTGGGTCATCCCGGCGGCGACACTCCAGGCCACGGTCTGGTTCATGCTCGGGCTGACGAGCGAGATCGACTTCGGCAGGAAGTCGTAGCCGAACAGCGGATCCGGCGTCGCATAGCTGACGGCGCCCTTCGAATACGCCGCCTGGAGGGTGGCACTGTCGCCGGCACCGAGCATCGGCAGCTTGACGGTCACACCGCCTCCGACCGCATAGCCCCATTCGGACTTGTTGTTGTAGCTCGGCTGGTCGTGGTGCAGGGCGCCCATGAGCTGAGCGGATCCCCAGGCCTGCGTGATGTTCACGTTGCCGACCAGATCCGGATACTTGTTGCCGCCATAGATGCCGAAACCGTTCATCCGGCGGGCGGCATTGCCGGTGGTGGAGTCTTCGAGCGAGACGCTTGCGGTCACGCCGTTGCCGAACGAGAAGGTATAGGCGAGCAGGTTGACCTGCGAGTCCGAATGGGCGGTCTCGAACACCGAGGCGTAGTGGTCGCCGGTATAGAAGTCGAAGAAGGACTGCGCGCGGCCGGCGGTCAGCCCGCCGAGCTGGATATAGGCCTTCCAAAGATCGACGCTCGGCGAGGAACTGCCGCTGTCGACCGTGTACCAGGCCTCGGTGAAGCTGCGCAGCAGGCCGAATTCGGTGTTGGTCCGGCTGTCCAGCGTCAGCTGGGCGCGCACGCGGGTGGTGAAGGTGTTGTTGGCCGGACCCTTGACGCCGTTGCTCAGCCCGTAGACGGAGCCGAACAGGTCGTCGGTCTTCCAGGCACGATATTCTGCGCGGACATAGCCGCCGATCTTCAGGCAGGTCTGGCTGCCGGGGATATAGAAGAAGCCCTCGCCATAGGCGTCGCAGACCTTCACGTAGTCCACCGCCGCCGGCGCCGGACGCCCCAAATCGGCAGCCTGTGCCGCGAAGGACGTGGCCATCACGATACCGAAGCCGGCCATCATGGATTTCATCATGGAATTGCCCTCGCCCGTCGCTGATTCTCGGCAGCAGTCATTTCAGGATATTCGCATGAAAGAAATGCTGCGACGGAATGAGAAATGCTGCGGCGTCTGCGCTGGCTACCCTGTGTCGCACAACTGCAACACAACCGCCGCACGCGACAGTCCGCGGGCCTCGATTCTTGTCCGGAGACGGCGTGCTTTCACGGTCGGGAGGGCAGTGACCGCTTTCGCCAAGGCCCAGAGCGCGCCGGCAACTGGCCAGACCGATCTGCTGCCTCGCGCTCCCCCCCACTCAGGCTCGTCAGCACCGGTGCAGCATCGACGGATGGGCGGATCGTCCTGCCTCGATCGCCAGTCCGGCGCGTCAAACGAAAAAGCCCGGCGGTTGTCCGCCGGGCTTTCGACCATCCCTCCCGGGATGATGGATCAGAAGTTGCGCTGGATGCGCAGCAGACCAACCAGAGCGTCGGTGGTCGGACCCTTGCTCAGGTTCGCCGACTTGTACTCGAGTTCGCCACCGATGGTCAGGCCGGCGACCGGCGAGTAGACGAGGTTCACACCCGCATCCCACTGCTTGTAGTCAACGCCCGGCTTGAAGCCCAAGAGCTTCAGGGACGCACCGTCCACGCTCAGGTAGGACACGGTCGCCGCAGACGACCACTTGGCGTTCCAGTTATGCGTGAAGCCGCCGGCAACGCTCCAGGCCGTGGTCTGGCTCATCGAACCGTTCGGGTTCGGGAAGAAGTCGTAGCCGAAGATCGGATCCGGGCTCACGTAGCTGAGCGCGCCCTTGCCGTAGGCGGCCTGCAGGCTGGCGACATCGCCTTCGGCGATCATCGGCAGCTTGACGGTCACGCCGGCGCCAACCGCATAGCCCCACTTGTCCTGGTTGTTGTAATTCGGCTGGTTGTGATGGGCGACAGCCATGACCTGGGCGGAACCCCAAGCCTGCGAGATCGCCACGTTGCCGACCACGTCCATCCACTTGTTGCCGCCGTAGACGCCGAAAGCATCGAAGCGACGGGTGGCGTTGCCGTTGGTCTGATCTTCCAGCGACAGGGTGGCGCTGACGCCGTTGCCGAAGGAGAAGGTGTAGGCGAGCAGGTTGACCTGCGAGTCCGAATGAGCGGTCTCGAAGACGGACGAGTAGTGGTCGCCGGTGTAGAAGTCGAAGAAGGACTGCGCGCGGCCGGCGGTCAGGCCGCCGAGCTGGATATAGGCCTTCCACAGTTCGACGCTCGGCGAGGAACTGCCGCTGTCGACCGTGTACCAAGCTTCGGTGAAGCTGCGCAGCAGGCCGAATTCGGTGTTGGTGCGCGTGTCCAGGGTGATCTGGGCGCGGACGCGGGTGGTCACGTCATTGTTGGCCGGACCCTTCACGCCATTGCTAAGGCCGTAGAGGGCACCGAAATTGGTATCGGTGTTCCAGACGCGATACTCGGCGCGGACATAGCCACCGATCTTCAGGCAGGTCTGGCTGCCGGGGATGTAGAAGAAGCCTTCGCCGTAGGCGTCGCAGACCTTCACATAGTCGACAGCCGCCGGAGCGGGACGACCGAGGTCCGCCGCAGAGGCCGACGAGGCAGCTGCCATCGTGGCAGCGAACATGGCGAGAGAGATCTTCTTCATATCTAGCCCCTGGATTTCGAACGGCACGGGTCTTGGAAAAACGTCGATAACAAAAGGGTGCTCGATTCCGGCCGAAGATGGAAGGACAAACCACCGGGCCGGCGCCCCGGGCCGCATGTCGAGAAAGAAGTGTATCCGAGTGGCAACAGGTATCTGTCCGGGAATGGCCAATTATTAGGCGACGTGCAAAACACCAAGGCGATTCCCGGCGGGATCGGTCATCGGGCTGCGGCAGACCGCGAGAAGGCCCGGCCTGCCGGCACGCAGCGCAGAATCACCGCCATGGTGGTGTGCCGCGCGTGCCTCGATGAAGGCCGGATCTACCGGCCCTATCCGGTCACGAGCGAGACCCGTGCGGCGAAATCGACATTGCGCCCGGCGGTCGCCCGGATGATGAAGACCGGCGCGAATGGCCGATCGGCGTGGCTTGCCCTCGGCGCGCCGGCGCGCAATCGTCCCGTCCCGGTTTCGGTGATGGGCGCCAGCCGCCGATGCCTGACATTCGCATCCCGCGTTCCTCAGCCCGCATTCCTCAGATCGAATCGACACCGCAATCAAAGAGCGAGCGGTTCAGGGCCGCCGCGATCGCCGGCGCGCGCCTGGGGCGCCTCCGACGCGAAAGGCCCGACGGTCGCCCGCCGGGCCTCATGGATCTTCGATCGAGAACGCGTGATCAGAAGTTCCGCTGCACACGCAGCAGTCCCACCATGCCGTCGGATTTGGCCCGATCGACGACTTTGAAGTTCATAGACTTGTACTCGACTTCGGCGCCGATCGTCAGGCCGGCGACCGGCGCGTAGACCAGATTCAGGCCCGCATCGACCTGCCTGGAGTCGGCACCCTTGTTCAAGGCAAACACCTTCAGCGAGGCACCATCCACATAGAGATAGGAGACGGTCGCCGAGCTCGACCACTTGGCGTTCCAATTGTGCGTGAAGCCGCCCGCGACGCTCCAAGCCTTGGTCTGATCCAGCGAGCCGTTCGGCAGCTCGTAGAAATCGTAGGTCCAGACCGAATCCGGCGCGACATAGCTAATCGCCCCCTTGCCGTAGGCGGCCTGCAGGGAGACGCTGTCGCCCTCGGCGATCATCGGCAGCTTGAAGGTCACGCCGGCACCGGCAGCCCAGCCCCATTTGTCCCGGTTGCTGTCCATCGGCTGATTCTGGTGGGCGACCACCATGGCCTGCGCGGAGCCCCAGG from the Prosthecodimorpha staleyi genome contains:
- a CDS encoding Tim44 domain-containing protein, with protein sequence MTTPIRIATPAPTAPSLWRRAARLAAVMAFGFALSVGTVAPWSDAEAAPKAGFGSRGTRTYQAPPSTQTAPNTAGPIERTATPRPGTPGAVQPGPTGAAPGGLFGGLGGSLFKGLLIGGLVGMLLGHGLGGGAGLLGLLLQAAIIGFGIWFVMRLIRGRQQQPGYAGPQNEGLARNDQGPGMFGGGSPLGGSPQGGSSVPQGLGQAGGYGLKAGPMQDAAPMHDAPAPYAPAASGPNDTVGLKGEDFDAFERLLGDVQTAFGRGDVEELKTLTTPEAHRFLSENLDELAQGGLVNEIRDVKLLQGDLAEAWNEGSVDYASVAMRYAMIDVTRERSSGRVVEGNASEPTEFTQVWTFVRERGFAGRPGLWRLSAMQDAA
- a CDS encoding NAD(P)H-dependent oxidoreductase; this translates as MSRRIAIILGHPDPAPERFCRALAAAYAEGARTAGHTVTLVDLSGIEIPFLRSQTEFETGPVPENLAAARDAVVAADHLVLIFPLWLGTMPALVKAFLEHIARPGIAFRYRDKGLPEKLFAGKSARVVVTMGMPAFVFRWFYLAHGIRGLKRSILSFVGVAPVRETYIGGIGAATPERRAAWLATMAGLGKDAA
- a CDS encoding Tex family protein is translated as MSAPLSAVEDRIARIIAEEIAARPQQVSAAVGLLDEGATVPFVARYRKEATGGLDDTQLRKLEERLAYLRDMEARRTTVADSIAGQGKMTDEIAGRLAAATTKAEIEDIYLPYRPKRRTKAEIARERGLGPLAAAILADRRAAPQELAAAYLGEAVPDVKAALEGARDIVAEGLAENTDLVGRLRGYAMERAALRAKVVEGKEAAGEKFADYFDHVERWATAPSHRALAMLRGRNEEVLTLDIEIDADQTASPKPVERLVAEAAKVPVPPKLPGDTWLLEACRWTWRVKLSLSVSLDLMTRLRERAEEEAITVFARNLKDLLLAAPAGTRPTLGLDPGIRTGVKVAVIDATGKVVDTTTVYPFPPRNDVNGTLETLRHLIRRHRIELVAIGNGTGSRETDRLVSVLIGDMPPPKPIKVVVSEAGASVYSASALAAAEMPDLDVSLRGAVSIARRLQDPLAELVKIEPKSIGVGQYQHDVDQSRLAKSLDAVVEDAVNAVGVDLNTASAALLARVSGLGQSLAEAIVAHRDTVGPFRSRKDLLKVARLGPRTFELAAGFLRIRDGVEPLDASSVHPEAYPVASRIVAACGRDIRTLMGDSATLKSLDAKRFVDERFGLPTVRDIIAELEKPGRDPRPEFRTAAFAEGVEAIGDLKPGMVLEGTVTNVAAFGAFVDIGVHQDGLVHVSQLADRFVKDPRDVVKAGDVVKVRVVEVDAKRKRIALSMRKDDGAGTGRFAGTGAGAAASGSGGRNTAPPPKPGAAAKGGKADQPAARGALGDALARALRKP
- a CDS encoding porin, with translation MMKSMMAGFGIVMATSFAAQAADLGRPAPAAVDYVKVCDAYGEGFFYIPGSQTCLKIGGYVRAEYRAWKTDDLFGSVYGLSNGVKGPANNTFTTRVRAQLTLDSRTNTEFGLLRSFTEAWYTVDSGSSSPSVDLWKAYIQLGGLTAGRAQSFFDFYTGDHYASVFETAHSDSQVNLLAYTFSFGNGVTASVSLEDSTTGNAARRMNGFGIYGGNKYPDLVGNVNITQAWGSAQLMGALHHDQPSYNNKSEWGYAVGGGVTVKLPMLGAGDSATLQAAYSKGAVSYATPDPLFGYDFLPKSISLVSPSMNQTVAWSVAAGMTHNWTSKWSSSATVSYLDHDGASSNFLGLGKFQLDYTQIDAGANLVYTPVEGLTIGAEVEYKTAKFSNGNIFLIPNKETDAVVGLLRVQRNF
- a CDS encoding porin, which translates into the protein MKKISLAMFAATMAAASSASAADLGRPAPAAVDYVKVCDAYGEGFFYIPGSQTCLKIGGYVRAEYRVWNTDTNFGALYGLSNGVKGPANNDVTTRVRAQITLDTRTNTEFGLLRSFTEAWYTVDSGSSSPSVELWKAYIQLGGLTAGRAQSFFDFYTGDHYSSVFETAHSDSQVNLLAYTFSFGNGVSATLSLEDQTNGNATRRFDAFGVYGGNKWMDVVGNVAISQAWGSAQVMAVAHHNQPNYNNQDKWGYAVGAGVTVKLPMIAEGDVASLQAAYGKGALSYVSPDPIFGYDFFPNPNGSMSQTTAWSVAGGFTHNWNAKWSSAATVSYLSVDGASLKLLGFKPGVDYKQWDAGVNLVYSPVAGLTIGGELEYKSANLSKGPTTDALVGLLRIQRNF